One stretch of Sulfuricystis multivorans DNA includes these proteins:
- a CDS encoding c-type cytochrome, with the protein MKKVIVLAIAAALLPATATLAQVPAQKKPGIESKDYQWNKMEGKKAEALKLKGDPKEGEESYEVCGGCHLPSGAGRPDGTFPQLAGQHATVLLKQMADIVEGLRDNPTMYPFAKEALKNPQELANTAAYIQTLCVPTDHGKYEGKDYDAQVAKGKELYLKECKNCHGEHGEGNAEKFYPVIAGQHYKYLLRQMTAIRDGKRRNANPDMVKVITKYTDDQLVAISAYQASLMMPGRMCADKPAAKGGKKN; encoded by the coding sequence ATGAAGAAAGTCATCGTTCTGGCCATCGCGGCCGCCCTGCTCCCCGCCACCGCTACCCTCGCCCAAGTGCCCGCACAGAAAAAGCCCGGCATCGAAAGCAAGGATTACCAGTGGAACAAGATGGAAGGCAAGAAGGCCGAAGCCCTGAAACTCAAGGGTGACCCGAAGGAAGGCGAAGAGAGCTATGAAGTCTGCGGCGGCTGCCATCTGCCTTCCGGCGCCGGGCGCCCCGATGGAACCTTCCCGCAGCTCGCCGGCCAGCATGCCACGGTGTTGCTCAAGCAGATGGCCGACATCGTCGAAGGCTTGCGCGACAACCCGACGATGTATCCGTTCGCCAAAGAAGCGCTGAAGAATCCGCAGGAACTCGCCAACACGGCCGCCTACATCCAGACCCTGTGCGTTCCGACCGATCACGGCAAGTACGAAGGCAAGGACTATGATGCCCAGGTCGCCAAGGGCAAGGAGCTCTATCTGAAGGAATGCAAGAACTGCCACGGCGAGCATGGCGAGGGCAATGCCGAGAAGTTCTATCCGGTGATCGCCGGCCAACACTACAAGTATCTGCTGCGCCAAATGACCGCGATTCGCGACGGCAAGCGCCGCAACGCCAACCCGGACATGGTCAAGGTGATCACCAAATACACCGACGATCAGCTGGTGGCGATCTCCGCCTATCAGGCAAGCCTGATGATGCCGGGCAGGATGTGCGCGGACAAGCCCGCAGCCAAGGGCGGCAAGAAGAACTGA
- the nosD gene encoding nitrous oxide reductase family maturation protein NosD, giving the protein MIDWRKILSGLMLGGFSLLVTAQGVSDKVGIGETSGRLGETADLSNAPRVTIDRPKPTFPLYERDKRMHGYPPFQALVDAAPAGSVLKVPPGNYAGPVVVKKPLTIDGGGQVTIDAGDRGTVFSLETDGAVLRGLHLTGSGANHDTDDSCLDVRGHNNVIENLLIDNCLFGIDLKQSSNNIVRGNRISSKPFDLGIRGDGIRLWYSNNNLIENNLVTDSRDNVAWYSHRNIYRGNEGRRSRYSIHFMFANNNLVEGNRFYDNSVGIYFMYCEGSSARHNILSHATGAAGMAIGFKEASDISIENNEIIYSAVGVGSDLSPFQPNTTVRFKGNRFAYNGIAVQLTSELGGNLLDDNIFEGNLTDIYQAGRGQGDKNQWHGNYFDTYQGFDKDGDGFGDTPHEEYAYADQIWMETPPARFFKTSPVLELLDFLERLAPITAPELQARDPKPRMHKPVRNAG; this is encoded by the coding sequence ATGATCGACTGGCGGAAGATCTTGTCGGGCCTGATGCTCGGCGGCTTTTCGCTGCTCGTCACCGCGCAAGGGGTGAGCGACAAAGTAGGTATCGGCGAAACCTCCGGGCGATTGGGCGAGACTGCGGATCTGTCGAACGCGCCGCGCGTCACGATCGACCGGCCCAAACCGACCTTTCCGCTCTACGAGCGCGACAAACGAATGCATGGCTATCCGCCCTTCCAGGCGCTCGTCGATGCCGCGCCGGCCGGCTCGGTGCTGAAAGTGCCACCGGGAAATTACGCCGGCCCGGTGGTCGTCAAAAAGCCTCTCACGATCGATGGCGGCGGCCAAGTGACGATCGATGCCGGCGACCGCGGCACGGTATTCTCGCTGGAGACCGATGGCGCCGTGCTGCGCGGCCTGCATCTGACCGGCTCCGGCGCCAACCACGACACCGATGATTCCTGCCTCGACGTGCGCGGCCACAACAACGTGATCGAAAATCTGCTGATCGACAACTGCCTGTTCGGCATCGACCTCAAGCAGTCGAGCAACAACATCGTGCGTGGCAACAGGATCTCCTCGAAACCCTTCGACCTGGGTATCCGCGGCGACGGCATCCGCCTTTGGTACAGCAACAACAACCTGATCGAAAACAACCTCGTCACCGATTCGCGCGACAACGTCGCCTGGTATTCGCATCGCAACATCTATCGCGGCAACGAAGGCCGACGCAGCCGTTATTCGATCCACTTCATGTTCGCCAACAACAATCTCGTCGAAGGCAACCGCTTCTACGACAATTCGGTCGGCATCTACTTCATGTACTGTGAGGGGAGCAGCGCGCGCCACAACATCCTCTCGCACGCCACCGGCGCGGCCGGCATGGCGATCGGTTTCAAGGAGGCCTCGGACATTTCCATCGAGAACAACGAGATCATCTACAGCGCGGTCGGCGTCGGTTCGGACCTGTCGCCGTTCCAGCCGAATACGACGGTCCGCTTCAAGGGCAACCGCTTCGCCTACAACGGCATCGCGGTACAGCTGACCAGCGAGCTGGGCGGCAATCTGCTCGACGACAACATCTTCGAAGGCAACCTGACCGACATTTACCAAGCCGGCCGCGGCCAGGGCGACAAGAACCAGTGGCATGGCAACTACTTCGATACCTATCAGGGCTTCGACAAGGATGGCGACGGTTTCGGCGACACACCGCACGAAGAGTATGCCTATGCCGACCAGATCTGGATGGAGACACCACCCGCGCGCTTCTTCAAGACCTCGCCGGTGCTCGAGCTGCTCGATTTCCTCGAACGGCTGGCGCCGATCACCGCTCCCGAACTGCAGGCGCGTGACCCGAAACCGCGCATGCACAAGCCCGTGAGGAATGCAGGATGA
- a CDS encoding response regulator — protein sequence MIKVLIADDHAILRAGLKQILSETPDIVVGGEAANGHETLAKAQAEPWDVLLLDMTMPGRSGIELIKQLKQLVPRLPILILSMHKEDVYAVRALKAGASGYLCKDNAEDQLVAALRKVASGGLYITPTVAEKLALDMLQGEKTDAPPHTRLSDREYQVFQALVAGESVSEIAERLNLSVKTVSTHKVHILEKLRCENIAELVRYAVRQGLLPEG from the coding sequence ATGATCAAGGTCCTGATCGCCGACGACCACGCGATCCTGCGCGCCGGTCTGAAACAGATTCTTTCCGAAACCCCCGACATCGTCGTCGGCGGCGAAGCCGCCAATGGCCACGAAACACTCGCCAAGGCCCAGGCGGAGCCGTGGGACGTGCTGCTCTTGGACATGACGATGCCCGGCAGAAGCGGCATCGAGTTGATCAAGCAGCTCAAGCAGCTCGTTCCACGCCTGCCGATCCTGATCCTCAGCATGCACAAGGAGGACGTCTATGCGGTGCGAGCGCTCAAGGCCGGCGCCTCTGGTTATCTGTGCAAGGACAACGCCGAGGACCAGCTGGTCGCCGCATTGCGCAAGGTTGCCTCCGGCGGCCTCTACATCACGCCGACCGTCGCCGAGAAACTGGCACTCGACATGCTGCAGGGTGAAAAGACGGATGCGCCGCCCCACACCCGCCTCTCCGATCGCGAGTATCAGGTTTTCCAGGCCCTGGTGGCGGGCGAGAGCGTCTCCGAAATCGCCGAAAGATTGAATCTGAGCGTCAAGACGGTCAGCACCCACAAAGTGCATATCCTCGAAAAACTGCGCTGCGAGAACATCGCCGAGCTGGTGCGCTACGCAGTGCGACAGGGCTTGCTGCCGGAAGGCTGA
- the nosZ gene encoding Sec-dependent nitrous-oxide reductase — protein sequence MKRLSQRAVPWLLAAGFGIAAVGSALGAETLQDVMKRRGLSQQDLLAAAKTYVPTGGRDEFVVFSSGGQSGQIIVYGIPSMRILKYIAVFTPEPWQGYGYDEESKAVLAGGRIDGKDITWGDTHHPAISETNGETDGQFLFINDKANPRIAVIDLRDFETKQIVVNPVFKSEHGGAFVTPNTDYVFEASQYAAPLEPRKFYPLEEFNEKYRGGMTYWKFDRKEGRIKPEESFSVELPPYSQDLSDAGKGPSDGWSFTNSFCSERYVGGIEKGRPPYEAGCSAKDTDYLHVINWKRAAELVKAGKAKKINGHNVLPIDVAVKEGILFLIPEPKSPHGVDVTPDGTKIIVAGKLDTHVSVYSFEKIMAAIKAGKFESKDPYGIPVLSMKDTLHTQVSLGLGPLHTQYDSKPCVAYTSLYVDSQVAKWDFCEGKVLDKISVHYNIGHLMTMEGDTAKPKGHYLVALNKLAIDRFVPVGPLHPQNHQLIDISNDKMQLLYDMPLPLGEPHYAVAIDAKKLKPAIRYKLGTNSRTDNPHPGAVRAGEEKTVRKGNKVEVFGTLIRSHITPETIETEVGDEVTIHLTNLERAEDETHGFTISTYNVHASVEPGKTVTVKFKADKEGVYPYYCTEFCSALHLEMQGYLLVKPKGWKPSKTTLAAQAYTEADYKAQLKKIADTQAVIDSVVAFITSVNYKDFPDAVAMVEDATDQLNKIPDAKKKHEEAAAKKDWEQATLWAEQVWQYQVKAADLGLRAKTYLEQKGAKKVK from the coding sequence ATGAAGAGACTCAGCCAACGAGCCGTACCGTGGTTGCTGGCGGCAGGTTTTGGGATAGCGGCAGTGGGATCGGCGTTGGGTGCCGAGACGCTGCAAGACGTGATGAAGCGGCGGGGATTGAGCCAGCAGGATTTGCTGGCGGCGGCGAAGACCTATGTGCCGACGGGGGGGCGGGACGAATTCGTGGTGTTCAGTTCTGGGGGGCAGTCGGGCCAGATCATCGTCTATGGCATCCCCTCGATGCGCATCCTCAAATACATCGCGGTGTTCACCCCCGAGCCCTGGCAGGGCTATGGCTATGACGAGGAGTCAAAGGCGGTATTGGCCGGTGGTCGCATCGATGGCAAGGACATCACCTGGGGCGACACCCACCACCCGGCGATCTCCGAGACCAACGGCGAGACCGATGGCCAGTTCCTGTTCATCAACGACAAGGCCAACCCGCGCATCGCGGTGATCGACCTGCGCGATTTCGAGACCAAGCAGATCGTCGTCAACCCGGTCTTCAAGTCCGAGCACGGCGGCGCCTTCGTCACCCCGAACACCGACTACGTCTTCGAAGCCTCGCAATACGCCGCGCCGCTCGAACCGCGCAAGTTCTATCCGCTCGAAGAGTTCAACGAGAAATACCGCGGCGGCATGACCTACTGGAAGTTCGACCGCAAGGAAGGCCGCATCAAGCCGGAGGAATCCTTCTCCGTCGAGCTGCCGCCCTATTCGCAGGACTTGTCGGATGCCGGCAAGGGCCCGTCGGATGGCTGGAGCTTCACCAACTCGTTCTGCTCCGAGCGCTATGTGGGCGGCATCGAGAAGGGCCGTCCGCCTTATGAAGCCGGCTGCTCCGCGAAGGACACCGACTACCTGCACGTGATCAACTGGAAGCGCGCCGCCGAACTGGTCAAGGCCGGCAAGGCGAAGAAGATCAACGGCCACAACGTGCTGCCGATCGACGTCGCCGTCAAGGAAGGCATCCTGTTCCTGATTCCCGAGCCGAAGAGCCCGCACGGCGTCGATGTCACCCCGGACGGCACCAAGATCATCGTCGCCGGCAAGCTCGATACGCACGTGTCCGTCTATTCCTTCGAGAAGATCATGGCCGCCATCAAGGCCGGCAAGTTCGAGTCCAAGGACCCCTACGGCATCCCGGTGCTGTCCATGAAGGACACGCTGCACACCCAGGTCTCGCTGGGCTTAGGCCCGCTGCACACGCAGTATGACTCCAAGCCCTGCGTGGCCTACACCTCGCTGTATGTCGATTCGCAGGTCGCGAAGTGGGACTTCTGCGAAGGCAAGGTGCTCGACAAGATCTCCGTCCATTACAACATCGGCCACCTGATGACGATGGAAGGCGATACGGCGAAGCCGAAGGGCCACTATCTGGTCGCACTGAACAAGCTGGCGATCGACCGCTTCGTGCCGGTGGGCCCGCTGCATCCGCAGAACCACCAGCTGATCGATATCTCCAACGACAAGATGCAGCTGCTCTACGACATGCCGTTGCCGCTGGGCGAACCCCACTACGCGGTGGCCATCGACGCCAAGAAGCTCAAGCCGGCGATCCGCTACAAGCTCGGCACCAACAGCCGCACCGACAATCCGCATCCGGGCGCCGTCAGGGCCGGTGAGGAAAAGACCGTCAGAAAGGGCAACAAGGTCGAGGTGTTCGGTACCCTGATCCGCTCGCACATCACGCCGGAAACCATCGAGACGGAAGTCGGCGACGAAGTGACGATCCACCTGACCAACCTCGAACGCGCCGAGGACGAAACCCACGGCTTCACGATCTCGACCTACAACGTCCATGCCTCGGTCGAGCCCGGCAAGACCGTCACGGTCAAGTTCAAGGCCGACAAGGAAGGCGTCTATCCCTACTACTGCACGGAGTTCTGCTCGGCGCTGCACCTCGAAATGCAGGGTTACCTCTTGGTCAAGCCGAAGGGCTGGAAGCCGTCCAAGACCACCCTCGCCGCCCAGGCTTATACGGAAGCCGACTATAAGGCCCAGTTGAAGAAGATCGCCGACACCCAGGCCGTCATCGACTCCGTCGTCGCCTTCATCACCTCGGTCAATTACAAGGACTTCCCGGATGCCGTCGCGATGGTCGAGGATGCCACCGACCAGCTCAACAAGATCCCCGATGCCAAGAAGAAACACGAGGAAGCCGCCGCCAAGAAGGATTGGGAACAGGCCACCCTCTGGGCCGAACAGGTCTGGCAATACCAGGTCAAGGCCGCCGACCTCGGCCTCAGAGCCAAAACCTATCTCGAACAAAAAGGCGCCAAAAAGGTCAAGTAA
- a CDS encoding type II toxin-antitoxin system HicB family antitoxin, which yields MKLNMIYWKNDRFWVGKLVDHPEIMTQGETLEELEENIKDAYCLMLMDDVPQDYQVKEVALTL from the coding sequence ATGAAGCTGAACATGATTTACTGGAAAAACGATCGCTTCTGGGTCGGCAAGCTCGTCGATCATCCGGAAATCATGACCCAAGGCGAGACTCTCGAAGAGCTCGAGGAAAACATCAAGGATGCCTATTGCTTGATGCTGATGGACGACGTGCCGCAGGACTACCAGGTCAAGGAAGTCGCCCTCACCCTATGA
- a CDS encoding 4Fe-4S dicluster domain-containing protein has protein sequence MSENDTPKVGADETASPPVQGAAGTKPPLSKERRLQARRRALRTFLLGAGVFGAALSGYLPVAYAQKKRLRPPGALDEKDFLASCIKCGQCVQVCPVQAIKLADLSDGFGVGVPHIDARDQACDFSCDAVQCILACPTGALTYKKPAYMSVRPGAKLANKPILLAKEHDPEPTLNLTERIGVARLTRPESCLAMQGKSFKGQARGPDFKGKLRYMSVDRWKPIKVADHPYDVELCDLCVQACPIKGAITLETVITADGRQRKTPVVHEPCVGCGVCEMICPTEPASIEVLPGEGWRGES, from the coding sequence ATGAGCGAAAACGACACGCCCAAAGTCGGCGCTGACGAGACGGCATCCCCGCCCGTCCAAGGGGCGGCCGGCACCAAACCACCACTGTCGAAAGAGCGACGGCTGCAGGCGCGGCGTCGCGCGCTGCGCACCTTCCTGCTCGGCGCCGGCGTATTCGGCGCGGCGCTCTCCGGTTATCTGCCCGTCGCCTATGCGCAGAAGAAACGCTTGCGGCCGCCCGGTGCGCTGGACGAAAAGGATTTTCTCGCCAGCTGCATCAAGTGCGGGCAGTGCGTGCAGGTCTGCCCGGTGCAGGCCATCAAACTCGCCGACCTCTCCGATGGCTTTGGCGTCGGCGTACCGCACATCGACGCGCGCGATCAAGCCTGTGATTTCTCCTGTGATGCGGTGCAGTGCATCCTTGCCTGTCCGACTGGGGCGCTCACCTACAAGAAGCCCGCCTACATGAGCGTGCGCCCTGGCGCGAAACTGGCCAACAAACCGATTCTGCTCGCCAAGGAACACGATCCGGAGCCGACCTTGAATCTGACCGAGCGTATCGGCGTGGCGCGGCTGACCCGCCCCGAATCCTGCCTGGCGATGCAGGGCAAGAGCTTCAAGGGCCAGGCACGCGGCCCGGACTTCAAGGGCAAGCTGCGCTACATGAGCGTCGATCGCTGGAAGCCGATCAAGGTCGCCGATCATCCCTACGACGTCGAGCTGTGCGACTTGTGCGTGCAGGCCTGTCCGATCAAGGGGGCAATCACTCTGGAAACGGTGATCACGGCGGACGGCCGACAGCGCAAGACACCCGTCGTGCATGAGCCCTGCGTCGGCTGCGGTGTCTGCGAGATGATCTGCCCGACCGAGCCGGCGAGCATCGAAGTCCTGCCGGGCGAAGGTTGGAGAGGTGAATCATGA
- a CDS encoding c-type cytochrome: MMLKRLLPMALALSISTPTLALDGAALFKERTCFTCHGKDAKTPIMPNYPKLAGQNAEYALQQMKDIKSGARNNGQTAAMKAVMHLVNDDEMKAIAEYLSKLK, translated from the coding sequence ATGATGCTGAAAAGACTTCTCCCGATGGCCCTCGCGCTGAGCATTTCCACGCCCACCCTGGCCCTCGATGGCGCAGCCTTGTTCAAGGAAAGAACCTGCTTCACCTGTCACGGCAAGGATGCGAAGACGCCGATCATGCCCAACTATCCAAAGCTCGCCGGCCAGAATGCCGAATACGCACTGCAGCAGATGAAGGACATCAAGAGCGGCGCGCGCAACAACGGCCAGACTGCGGCGATGAAGGCCGTGATGCACCTCGTCAATGACGATGAGATGAAGGCGATCGCCGAGTATCTCTCCAAACTGAAGTAA
- a CDS encoding histidine kinase → MQDSKPIAETPTATRANPLSLVTHPLAFILTGIVWTLLVLFSLWTQREQLNHTAQELARIDAIANLKKDMAIRKWASEVGGVFIRENRAPSVDRLSEQERLLALHSTGEMDKLISLTPIHILMGIQEVSNKLYGSKERLTSLQLANRDNAPDEWEAEALRTLQSGTQIVAEAMPKKKGHGLMRVMIPMRMDEECLECHRDTLVPVGGLRGGAVVSIDLNAYWNAQEPTWRTIQYWHIGIWLAGITTLFAYWIFLRRRAAEHVALEMERRANEDILKKHKERLEASEARLRELAAFLQTVREEERTRIARELHDELGQALTALRFDLGWLRNKCSASNLGSPAAERVGKALSVVEQSIVSLRRISEDLRPAMLDSLGLAAAIEHHVAQFTERTGIPCRLRMNREEFDLPGEIATAVFRIVQEALTNVARHAQAHTVTVVIEQNDRGIRLTVEDDGRGCENLQGGDGKKHFGVIGMRERAAILGGHLDIESQPGKGTRIDGWLPIPEESLS, encoded by the coding sequence ATGCAGGACAGCAAACCGATTGCCGAGACTCCCACGGCGACCCGCGCCAACCCGTTGTCGCTGGTCACACACCCGCTCGCCTTCATCCTGACCGGCATCGTCTGGACCCTGCTGGTGCTGTTTTCGCTATGGACGCAGCGCGAACAGCTGAACCATACCGCCCAGGAGCTGGCGCGCATCGATGCGATCGCCAATTTGAAGAAGGACATGGCGATTCGCAAATGGGCTTCGGAAGTCGGCGGCGTATTCATCCGGGAAAACCGCGCGCCCAGCGTCGACCGCTTGAGCGAACAAGAGCGTCTGCTGGCGCTGCATTCGACGGGTGAAATGGACAAGCTGATTTCGCTGACCCCGATTCACATCCTGATGGGCATCCAGGAAGTCAGCAACAAGCTCTACGGCAGCAAGGAACGCCTGACCTCGCTGCAGCTCGCCAACCGCGACAATGCGCCAGACGAATGGGAAGCCGAGGCACTGAGGACCCTGCAAAGCGGCACACAAATCGTCGCCGAGGCGATGCCGAAGAAAAAAGGCCACGGCCTGATGCGCGTGATGATCCCGATGCGCATGGACGAGGAATGCCTCGAATGCCACCGCGACACGCTCGTCCCGGTCGGCGGGTTGCGCGGCGGCGCCGTAGTGTCGATCGACCTCAATGCCTACTGGAACGCGCAGGAGCCGACCTGGCGCACGATCCAGTATTGGCACATCGGCATCTGGCTGGCCGGCATCACGACGCTGTTCGCCTACTGGATCTTCCTGCGCCGGCGCGCCGCGGAACATGTCGCACTGGAGATGGAACGGCGCGCCAATGAAGATATATTGAAGAAGCACAAGGAGCGGCTGGAAGCTTCCGAAGCGCGCCTGCGCGAGCTGGCCGCGTTTTTGCAGACCGTGCGCGAGGAAGAGCGCACGCGCATCGCCCGCGAGCTCCACGATGAGCTGGGCCAGGCCCTCACCGCCTTGCGTTTCGATCTCGGCTGGCTGCGCAACAAGTGCAGCGCCTCGAATTTGGGCAGCCCGGCGGCGGAACGCGTCGGCAAGGCGTTGTCCGTCGTCGAGCAGAGCATCGTCTCGCTACGGCGAATTTCGGAAGACCTGCGGCCGGCGATGCTCGACAGCCTGGGGCTGGCCGCCGCGATCGAGCACCATGTCGCGCAATTTACCGAGCGCACCGGTATTCCTTGCCGGCTGCGGATGAACCGCGAAGAGTTCGATCTGCCGGGCGAGATCGCCACCGCCGTGTTCCGCATCGTCCAGGAAGCGCTGACCAACGTCGCCCGCCATGCCCAAGCCCATACCGTGACCGTTGTCATCGAGCAAAACGATAGGGGGATCCGGCTGACTGTCGAAGATGACGGACGCGGCTGCGAGAACTTGCAAGGCGGCGACGGCAAGAAGCATTTCGGCGTGATCGGCATGCGCGAACGCGCCGCGATCCTGGGCGGTCATCTCGACATCGAAAGTCAACCGGGCAAAGGCACGCGCATCGACGGCTGGCTGCCCATCCCCGAGGAGTCCCTTTCATGA
- a CDS encoding NapH/MauN family ferredoxin-type protein, whose translation MSAALKRRFVEQIKVMFGAEPQKPALIEERALKVHQLKRMTNKAELAAAKEAHRAREKNHKWRNWRWATLIFVNLLFVVSYHFDIQLLEGALTASRFAGFHLIDLNSALQVMLAHKHIITNLLIGTGTVLVLWILLGGRTFCSWVCPYHFLAEWAEKLHLFLVQKKIVTDTPIDRRWRTVSWVIFALLALVTGYTVYEAISPTGIVSRALIYSSGILAMLWVLALLVFEVFFMRRAWCRYACPIGLTYGVVGIISPLRVKYTLQGCFHEGDCRKVCLVPHVLDTVIKGRAVDTEVPIGPDCTRCGLCVDTCPTGSLKFDIKGLAKLM comes from the coding sequence ATGAGTGCCGCATTGAAACGCCGTTTCGTCGAACAGATCAAGGTGATGTTCGGCGCCGAACCGCAAAAACCAGCGCTGATCGAAGAGCGCGCCCTGAAGGTGCATCAGCTCAAACGCATGACCAACAAGGCGGAACTCGCCGCCGCGAAGGAGGCACACCGCGCGCGCGAAAAGAATCACAAGTGGCGCAACTGGCGCTGGGCGACGCTGATCTTCGTCAATCTGCTGTTCGTCGTCTCCTACCACTTCGACATCCAGCTGCTCGAAGGCGCGCTCACCGCCTCGCGCTTCGCCGGCTTCCACCTGATCGACCTCAATTCAGCCTTGCAGGTGATGCTCGCCCACAAGCACATCATCACCAATCTGTTGATCGGCACCGGCACGGTGCTGGTGCTATGGATCCTGCTCGGCGGGCGCACTTTCTGCTCCTGGGTCTGCCCCTATCACTTCCTCGCCGAATGGGCCGAGAAGCTCCATCTCTTCTTGGTGCAGAAGAAGATCGTCACCGACACGCCGATCGACCGGCGCTGGCGCACCGTCTCCTGGGTCATCTTCGCTCTACTCGCGCTGGTGACCGGCTACACGGTCTATGAGGCGATCTCGCCGACTGGCATCGTCTCGCGGGCGCTGATCTACAGCAGCGGCATCCTGGCGATGCTCTGGGTTCTCGCCCTCCTCGTCTTCGAGGTGTTCTTCATGCGCCGCGCCTGGTGCCGCTACGCCTGCCCGATCGGGCTCACTTATGGCGTAGTCGGCATCATCTCGCCGCTGCGCGTCAAATACACGCTCCAAGGCTGTTTCCACGAGGGCGACTGCCGCAAGGTCTGTCTCGTGCCGCACGTGCTCGACACGGTGATCAAGGGCCGCGCGGTCGACACCGAGGTGCCGATCGGCCCGGACTGCACGCGCTGCGGTCTGTGCGTCGACACCTGTCCGACCGGTTCGCTCAAGTTCGACATCAAGGGGCTAGCGAAGCTGATGTAG